From the Burkholderia sp. GAS332 genome, one window contains:
- a CDS encoding Predicted flavoprotein CzcO associated with the cation diffusion facilitator CzcD — MIKQQRHNPLTALDAEIIIVGTGFAGQCMAIKLREAGFESVLMLERGATVGGTWRDNHYPGAACDIPSHLYSFSFKLNPDWSRSYPGQAEILAYLRSSAEQYGLIERIRFNTVVKGAAFDAAALTWRVDTDRGSLRCRFLILGTGGLSEPAVPTLPGLESFQGHTFHSARWDHGYELEGKRVAVIGTGASAIQFVPRIGARVGRLSVFQRTPPWIVPREDRPFTPLRKALYRHLPGVMRLQRWGIHWLNELQALGTVVDPKYMAIGEKIALRHLHKQVADPALRARLTPSYVMGCKRILISDDWYPALQRSNTELVSEAIKRVTPNGVLTADGRQHTVDAIIFGTGFQATEALGKLSLRGRLGQDLNEVWAHGAEAYVGASVSGFPNLFLITGPNTGLGHNSMVFIIEANVAHIVGALQAARHNDAQVVEVKREVQAHYNRRLQQRLQKSVWATGCKSWYQDKRSGKVTTLWPGFSTQYWARAHRFDADDYLVLGNV; from the coding sequence ATGATCAAGCAGCAGAGACACAATCCCTTGACAGCGCTAGATGCCGAAATAATCATTGTCGGTACCGGGTTCGCCGGCCAGTGCATGGCCATCAAGCTTCGCGAGGCCGGTTTCGAATCGGTGCTGATGCTGGAGCGCGGAGCCACGGTGGGGGGAACATGGCGGGACAACCACTACCCCGGCGCGGCCTGTGACATCCCTTCGCATCTGTACTCTTTTTCGTTCAAGCTCAACCCCGACTGGTCACGCAGCTATCCAGGTCAGGCCGAGATCCTCGCCTATCTGCGATCAAGCGCCGAGCAGTATGGGCTGATCGAGCGCATTCGTTTCAACACGGTCGTGAAAGGAGCCGCCTTCGACGCCGCCGCCTTGACGTGGCGCGTAGACACGGACCGCGGCAGCCTGCGCTGCCGCTTCCTGATCTTGGGCACCGGCGGCCTGAGCGAACCAGCGGTGCCGACGCTGCCGGGCCTGGAATCCTTTCAGGGTCATACGTTCCACTCGGCGCGCTGGGACCACGGCTATGAGCTCGAAGGCAAGCGCGTTGCGGTGATAGGCACCGGCGCCAGCGCCATCCAGTTCGTGCCCCGTATCGGTGCGCGGGTTGGCCGGCTCAGCGTTTTTCAGCGTACCCCGCCTTGGATCGTACCGCGCGAGGACCGGCCGTTCACGCCGCTTCGCAAAGCGCTCTATCGCCATCTACCGGGTGTGATGCGCCTGCAACGGTGGGGCATCCATTGGTTGAACGAATTGCAGGCGCTGGGCACCGTGGTAGATCCAAAATACATGGCGATCGGCGAAAAAATCGCACTCCGGCATCTGCATAAACAAGTTGCAGATCCCGCGTTGCGCGCCCGACTCACGCCTAGTTATGTGATGGGATGCAAGCGAATCCTCATCTCGGACGATTGGTACCCGGCGTTGCAGCGCTCCAATACCGAGCTTGTGAGCGAGGCCATCAAACGCGTCACACCGAACGGTGTGCTGACAGCTGATGGCCGGCAACACACGGTAGATGCGATCATCTTCGGTACGGGTTTCCAGGCGACCGAGGCGTTGGGCAAGCTAAGCCTGCGCGGCCGACTGGGGCAAGATCTGAATGAGGTCTGGGCCCACGGTGCCGAAGCCTATGTGGGCGCCAGCGTCAGTGGCTTCCCTAATCTGTTCCTGATCACCGGACCGAACACCGGGTTGGGTCACAACTCGATGGTCTTCATCATCGAGGCGAACGTGGCCCACATCGTGGGCGCGCTGCAGGCAGCTCGGCACAATGACGCCCAGGTGGTCGAGGTCAAGCGCGAAGTCCAAGCCCACTACAACCGGAGACTGCAGCAGCGGCTACAGAAATCGGTCTGGGCGACCGGTTGCAAGAGCTGGTACCAAGACAAGCGGAGCGGGAAGGTCACGACGCTCTGGCCCGGCTTCAGTACCCAGTACTGGGCAAGAGCTCACCGCTTCGACGCGGACGATTACCTGGTGCTGGGCAACGTCTAG
- a CDS encoding Uncharacterized conserved protein, DUF2147 family: protein MLSFRSRRFSTRSRMQGLSGRLAFLVLTACLWSHEALSQPTPSGTGFEGRWYTADKSIVELKPCPAAAELCGYIAWARVGGTDEANPTAEQRKRPICGLQILELRHFDGTMWKDGWVYDPGDGQTNRAVLRKRDDKLFLRGFIGTEMFGETETWSPVTDTVQTCKP, encoded by the coding sequence ATGCTTTCGTTCCGCTCACGCCGATTCTCGACACGATCACGAATGCAAGGCCTTTCCGGCCGGCTTGCCTTTCTGGTGCTAACCGCATGCCTCTGGTCGCATGAGGCGCTGAGCCAACCAACGCCCTCCGGGACCGGTTTCGAGGGCCGCTGGTATACCGCAGACAAGTCCATCGTTGAGCTGAAGCCATGCCCCGCAGCCGCGGAGCTGTGCGGCTACATCGCCTGGGCCAGAGTAGGGGGAACCGACGAAGCCAACCCGACCGCAGAGCAGCGTAAGCGCCCGATCTGCGGCTTGCAGATTCTTGAGTTGCGCCACTTCGACGGAACAATGTGGAAGGACGGCTGGGTGTACGACCCTGGAGACGGCCAGACCAACAGGGCTGTGTTGCGCAAACGCGATGACAAGCTGTTCCTGCGCGGCTTCATCGGTACCGAAATGTTCGGCGAGACCGAGACTTGGAGTCCGGTCACAGACACTGTGCAGACTTGCAAGCCTTGA
- a CDS encoding DNA-binding transcriptional regulator, LysR family yields the protein MKITQLRTLVAIAEYGTLMAAAEALCLSQPAVTKSVKELEARLGVQLLVRSGSGIRLTPYGEALLRRARTVVSEIERAEQELEEMKSSAGRALEIGVSLLAASIVVPDAIHAFRTRLPDTQLDVHECQTTRLIDGLRDGSFDMCIGFTGEGDPSNEFRVTPLGSMSQSLAVKLGDPLAGEKQLARLRNAHWLYNYTRKSVPAFWAALVTRAGTTGGTIALPSRITICTARRLYTELASEAGVVSVWPDFQLNEEIERGTLERVALDIALPRIALSLIQRKDRVPGDAAEYFIDCLKSNALPD from the coding sequence ATGAAAATCACCCAATTGCGTACCCTTGTGGCCATTGCCGAGTACGGCACCCTGATGGCCGCCGCCGAAGCCCTATGCCTATCGCAACCTGCCGTGACCAAAAGCGTCAAGGAGTTGGAGGCACGCCTCGGCGTCCAGTTGCTGGTACGCAGCGGCTCGGGCATCCGCTTGACGCCGTATGGCGAAGCGCTGCTCAGGCGTGCACGCACCGTCGTTAGCGAGATCGAGCGGGCCGAGCAGGAACTGGAGGAGATGAAGTCGTCGGCTGGCCGGGCACTCGAGATCGGCGTGTCGCTACTTGCCGCATCGATCGTCGTGCCGGACGCGATCCACGCGTTCCGTACGCGGCTTCCCGATACGCAACTCGACGTGCACGAGTGCCAGACGACGCGGCTCATCGACGGCCTGCGCGACGGCTCGTTCGACATGTGTATCGGCTTTACTGGCGAAGGTGATCCGAGCAACGAATTTCGCGTGACACCGCTCGGCAGCATGTCACAGTCGCTCGCGGTCAAGCTGGGCGATCCGCTTGCGGGTGAGAAACAGCTTGCACGCTTGCGGAATGCGCACTGGCTCTACAATTACACACGCAAGAGCGTGCCCGCATTCTGGGCGGCGTTGGTCACACGCGCGGGCACCACGGGAGGCACGATTGCACTGCCGTCGCGCATAACGATCTGCACCGCGCGGCGGCTCTACACGGAGCTCGCCAGCGAGGCGGGGGTGGTGAGCGTCTGGCCGGACTTTCAGCTCAACGAGGAAATCGAGCGCGGCACGCTGGAGCGCGTTGCACTTGATATCGCGTTACCTCGCATCGCGCTCAGCCTGATTCAGCGCAAGGATCGCGTGCCGGGCGACGCGGCTGAGTATTTCATCGACTGCCTGAAAAGCAACGCGCTCCCGGATTGA
- a CDS encoding N-carbamoyl-L-amino-acid hydrolase: MVKINPDRLLTDLKQLRSFGARNPGVVRLALSPVDLASRRWLVGRMTEAGLDAAIDGVGTVFGRSRKSGPALVIGSHTDTQPTGGWLDGAMGVIYGLEIARALAECDQTSHLAVDVASWIDEEGTFSGLLGSRSFVGDPVEASIRGATNREGQRLEDVLEAAGLAGLPRARFEQGRQVAYLEPHIEQGGRLEASGKSIGVVTTIVGLRDLRLRFTGQRNHAGTTPMLIRRDAGAALVAFVARMNDAFAQLADADTVWTVGRIDLDPGSLSVVPGRADMYLQFRDANAARLQAMEEKLAQLVWDFNAQGPVGVELTTVDEPMEPVMMDSALAAHLASAADAVAPGQWLRMPSGAAHDAQVIARCMPACMMFVPSIGGVSHDFIEDTAEAHIVLGCQVAATAAAAMLQEQWTRRLR, translated from the coding sequence GTGGTGAAGATCAATCCGGACCGGTTGCTGACCGATCTTAAACAATTGCGCAGCTTTGGCGCCAGAAACCCTGGCGTAGTGCGACTGGCGCTCTCGCCGGTGGATCTTGCGTCGCGCCGCTGGCTGGTCGGGCGGATGACCGAAGCTGGGCTCGATGCCGCTATCGACGGCGTGGGGACGGTGTTCGGCCGCTCGCGCAAAAGCGGGCCCGCGCTCGTGATCGGCTCGCATACCGATACGCAGCCCACGGGTGGCTGGCTCGACGGCGCGATGGGCGTCATCTATGGGTTGGAGATCGCTCGCGCGCTGGCTGAATGCGACCAGACGAGCCACCTCGCCGTGGACGTGGCGTCATGGATCGACGAAGAAGGGACCTTTTCCGGTTTGCTCGGCAGCCGCAGCTTTGTCGGCGATCCGGTCGAGGCGTCGATTCGTGGTGCGACGAATCGCGAAGGGCAGCGTCTCGAAGACGTGCTTGAGGCTGCAGGTCTTGCCGGGTTGCCGCGCGCCCGCTTCGAGCAAGGCCGGCAGGTCGCGTATCTCGAGCCGCATATCGAGCAGGGTGGCCGGCTGGAAGCGAGCGGGAAATCCATCGGCGTCGTCACCACGATCGTCGGGCTTCGTGATTTACGGTTGCGCTTCACGGGGCAGCGCAACCACGCCGGCACGACGCCCATGTTGATCCGGCGTGACGCAGGCGCGGCGCTAGTTGCCTTCGTCGCGCGGATGAACGACGCGTTCGCGCAACTCGCGGATGCCGACACCGTGTGGACCGTGGGCCGCATCGATCTCGATCCCGGCTCGCTCAGCGTCGTGCCGGGGCGGGCCGATATGTATCTGCAATTCCGCGACGCGAACGCCGCGCGTCTGCAGGCGATGGAAGAGAAACTCGCGCAGCTCGTGTGGGATTTCAATGCGCAAGGTCCTGTGGGCGTAGAGCTGACAACCGTCGATGAACCGATGGAGCCGGTGATGATGGACTCGGCGCTCGCCGCGCATCTTGCGAGCGCCGCTGACGCCGTGGCGCCCGGACAATGGTTGCGGATGCCGAGTGGGGCCGCCCACGACGCGCAGGTCATCGCCCGTTGCATGCCTGCCTGCATGATGTTCGTGCCGAGTATCGGCGGCGTGAGCCACGACTTTATCGAGGATACGGCTGAGGCGCATATTGTTCTCGGCTGCCAGGTCGCGGCCACCGCAGCGGCCGCCATGCTTCAGGAGCAGTGGACGAGGCGATTGAGATGA